A section of the Chryseobacterium scophthalmum genome encodes:
- a CDS encoding endonuclease V: protein MIYAFDTFYYEDFAKTVCIAFENWTSETENFIYSENTEISSDYESGAFYKRELPCILSLLKKINLKEGDLIIVDGYVTLDNSGKIGLGGYLYESLNKKYPVIGIAKNGFASEDDLRKTVFRGESKTPLFLTVVGIDTNDIKTKVENMYGAYRMPTLLKKLDQLTREKDELNVRN from the coding sequence ATGATTTACGCATTCGACACTTTTTATTACGAAGACTTTGCAAAAACAGTCTGCATAGCCTTTGAAAACTGGACTTCTGAAACGGAAAACTTTATCTATTCAGAAAATACAGAAATCAGTTCCGATTATGAAAGCGGAGCTTTTTACAAAAGAGAATTGCCCTGTATTTTGAGTTTACTAAAGAAAATCAATTTAAAAGAAGGCGATCTTATTATTGTCGATGGTTATGTAACGTTAGATAATAGCGGAAAAATAGGACTCGGTGGTTATCTTTACGAATCTTTAAACAAGAAATATCCTGTAATCGGTATTGCTAAAAATGGATTCGCTAGTGAAGACGATCTGAGAAAAACTGTTTTTCGAGGTGAAAGCAAAACTCCATTATTTCTTACCGTTGTAGGAATTGATACAAATGACATTAAAACCAAGGTTGAAAATATGTATGGAGCGTATAGAATGCCGACATTATTGAAAAAGCTTGATCAGCTAACAAGAGAGAAAGATGAACTAAATGTGAGAAACTGA
- a CDS encoding VOC family protein, whose amino-acid sequence MNQKIKSIRPFIGSKDFAESRAFYRDLGFEEVEIDPKFSVFKKGDFAFYLQDYYAKEWIENTMIFLEIENVDLYWEELVSLNLKEKYNTIRLVPTKTEVWGKECFLLDPAGILWHFGEFFTS is encoded by the coding sequence ATGAATCAAAAAATAAAATCGATAAGACCCTTTATCGGCTCGAAAGATTTTGCCGAAAGCAGAGCATTTTACAGGGATTTAGGGTTTGAAGAAGTTGAGATCGATCCTAAATTTTCTGTGTTTAAAAAAGGGGATTTTGCCTTTTATTTACAAGATTATTATGCCAAAGAATGGATTGAAAATACCATGATTTTCCTTGAAATAGAAAATGTAGATCTCTATTGGGAAGAGCTTGTGTCTTTGAATTTAAAAGAAAAATACAATACAATCCGATTAGTTCCTACAAAGACCGAAGTTTGGGGAAAAGAGTGTTTTCTTCTTGATCCGGCAGGAATTTTATGGCATTTCGGAGAATTTTTTACTTCTTAA
- a CDS encoding GNAT family N-acetyltransferase, with protein sequence MIIREARVEDIPQIQVVRNSVKENTLSNPDLVTDKDCEEFITERGKGWVCEIDGKITGFSIVDLKDNNIWALFVDPDFEKKGNW encoded by the coding sequence ATGATTATTCGTGAAGCTAGAGTAGAAGATATTCCTCAAATTCAGGTGGTAAGAAATTCTGTTAAGGAAAATACCTTGTCAAATCCTGATCTTGTGACTGATAAAGATTGTGAAGAGTTTATTACAGAAAGAGGAAAAGGCTGGGTTTGCGAAATCGACGGAAAAATTACAGGTTTTTCGATTGTAGATTTAAAAGATAATAACATTTGGGCACTGTTTGTTGATCCCGATTTTGAAAAGAAAGGAAATTGGTAA
- a CDS encoding M28 family metallopeptidase translates to MKKLLLPIFSAILLTSCGSSAISTQNQNSDQHLNSSILKSEKAFNKAYQRIKLKDLKKNLYVIASDEMEGRDTGSPGQKKAGEYIINFYKDLGISFPKNLTSYYQKVPSSYMNKRGGGNLPDSENILAFIEGSEKPEEIIVISAHYDHVGTKNGVVYNGADDDGSGTVAVMQIAKAFQSAKKAGNGPKRSILFLHVTGEEHGLFGSSYYSDNPVFPLENTVADLNIDMIGRDDIANRGKNYVYVIGSEMLSSELKIINEAANKKTNNLELNYKYDDQKDPDRLYYRSDHYNFAKHGIPVAFFFDGIHEDYHKPTDDVDKIDFPLLQKRTQLVFTTAWELANREARIVVDKK, encoded by the coding sequence ATGAAGAAATTACTTCTCCCTATATTTTCAGCAATACTTCTTACAAGCTGTGGAAGTTCAGCAATTTCAACGCAAAATCAGAATTCAGATCAACATTTAAATTCAAGTATTTTAAAAAGTGAAAAAGCTTTTAACAAAGCATATCAAAGAATTAAACTGAAAGATTTAAAGAAAAATCTATACGTCATTGCATCTGATGAAATGGAGGGAAGAGACACGGGAAGTCCCGGTCAGAAAAAAGCGGGAGAGTACATCATTAATTTTTATAAAGATTTAGGAATTTCTTTTCCAAAAAATTTAACTTCCTATTATCAAAAAGTTCCGTCTTCTTATATGAACAAAAGAGGTGGTGGAAATTTACCGGATTCCGAAAATATTTTGGCTTTTATTGAAGGGAGCGAAAAACCTGAAGAAATTATTGTGATTTCGGCACATTACGATCACGTAGGAACAAAAAATGGAGTGGTTTATAACGGAGCCGATGATGATGGAAGTGGAACAGTTGCGGTAATGCAGATTGCCAAAGCTTTTCAAAGTGCTAAAAAAGCAGGAAATGGTCCCAAAAGATCAATCTTATTTCTACATGTAACAGGAGAGGAACATGGACTTTTCGGATCGTCTTATTATTCGGATAATCCTGTTTTTCCTTTAGAAAATACGGTGGCAGATTTAAATATTGATATGATCGGAAGAGATGATATTGCAAACAGAGGTAAAAATTATGTGTATGTGATTGGTTCTGAAATGTTGAGTTCAGAACTGAAAATTATTAATGAAGCAGCGAACAAAAAGACTAACAACCTGGAACTGAACTACAAATATGATGACCAGAAAGATCCGGACAGATTATATTACCGTTCTGATCATTATAATTTTGCAAAACATGGTATTCCTGTAGCATTTTTCTTTGATGGAATCCATGAAGATTATCACAAACCAACAGATGATGTTGACAAAATTGATTTCCCTTTACTGCAAAAAAGAACACAGCTGGTTTTTACGACAGCTTGGGAACTGGCCAATCGTGAAGCAAGAATTGTTGTAGATAAGAAATAA
- a CDS encoding aminotransferase class I/II-fold pyridoxal phosphate-dependent enzyme: MEKNYGFNDYKFFTDMSELSSRHKSYDLSLGLPDFEIDPRLRYFLKESADMISHSYESLSGNSLLIENIIRFNLNRKNSLQLKYEEVNIVPCSTFGLYTSLKSILNNGDEVIVIQPSYYTYAPSIVMNGGVPVYYDLENDFKIDWEKLKQCISVKTKAIIVNSPQNPTGKTWNKEDWDQLYELIKHQEIYLISEEVYDIYHYDNAEHYSSFLHPELRKKTFCIFSFGKMFHATGWKVSYILASESLLENFRNHQQYISYSSNSPCQYAIAKYLDVFDPAENQKIMQNKRDIFNELIQPTPLIVEEISQGGFFQIVNFRNVTKAMTDVEFSKWLTVEKKVSCLPLSAFYNSKTDSDYIRFSFAKKDEVIIQALEHLKRNL, translated from the coding sequence ATGGAAAAAAATTACGGATTTAATGATTATAAATTTTTTACAGACATGTCGGAGCTTTCTTCCAGGCATAAAAGTTATGATTTATCATTGGGTCTTCCCGATTTTGAAATTGATCCTCGCCTTCGGTATTTTCTTAAAGAATCTGCCGATATGATCAGTCACAGCTACGAATCTCTTTCAGGAAATTCTTTGTTGATTGAAAATATTATTCGGTTTAATTTAAACAGAAAAAACAGCTTACAATTAAAATACGAAGAAGTTAATATTGTCCCGTGTTCTACATTTGGGCTTTACACTTCCTTAAAGTCAATTTTAAATAATGGCGATGAAGTGATTGTCATTCAGCCTTCTTATTATACATATGCTCCTTCAATTGTTATGAATGGTGGTGTTCCTGTGTACTACGATTTGGAAAATGATTTTAAAATTGACTGGGAAAAGTTAAAGCAATGTATTTCTGTAAAAACAAAAGCCATCATTGTAAATTCACCCCAAAATCCGACCGGAAAAACGTGGAATAAAGAAGATTGGGATCAACTATACGAACTTATAAAACATCAAGAAATTTATCTTATTTCTGAAGAAGTTTATGATATTTACCATTATGATAATGCGGAACATTACAGTTCATTTTTGCATCCTGAATTAAGAAAAAAAACATTCTGCATTTTTTCTTTTGGTAAAATGTTCCACGCAACAGGCTGGAAAGTAAGCTATATTTTAGCTTCAGAAAGTTTGCTTGAAAATTTCAGAAATCATCAGCAATATATTTCGTATAGCTCCAATTCGCCTTGTCAATACGCAATTGCAAAATATCTTGACGTTTTTGATCCTGCAGAAAATCAAAAAATCATGCAGAACAAACGTGATATTTTTAATGAATTGATACAACCTACCCCCTTGATTGTTGAAGAAATATCTCAAGGTGGATTTTTTCAGATTGTAAACTTCAGAAACGTTACTAAAGCCATGACCGATGTAGAGTTTTCGAAATGGCTGACTGTAGAAAAAAAAGTTTCTTGTTTGCCGCTTTCTGCATTTTATAATTCTAAAACAGATTCAGATTACATCAGATTCAGTTTTGCTAAAAAAGATGAAGTGATTATTCAGGCTTTGGAGCATTTGAAGAGAAATTTATAA
- a CDS encoding helix-turn-helix domain-containing protein, with amino-acid sequence MVQKIKILNNIEAPFSFMPSDWDEELTIAWNVGEPTHIKLDDNNIAIGTNCILFVSEFYMKLEVGTGTFRIIKFNKIFINPIDSMINTGEYLMIFYGLHAIDHLPKISLKENEINVFEHIWQELLLEEKNIDSPISEALLRNSFQRFLLKSQKNHAESEFNIAIDFKDLRLIREFQYLVNNNFKELKKVSDYADVLKVSPKKISEIFGCCYSKKASELIADRRNLYAKRQLMHTDELIKNIAYDLNFSDSQAFSHFFKKQNGLSPEEFRSKSGSI; translated from the coding sequence ATGGTTCAAAAAATAAAAATTTTAAATAATATAGAAGCTCCCTTTTCTTTTATGCCAAGTGATTGGGATGAAGAACTTACGATTGCCTGGAATGTAGGAGAACCAACCCATATAAAACTCGACGACAACAACATTGCAATAGGCACCAATTGTATACTTTTTGTTTCAGAATTTTATATGAAACTGGAAGTAGGAACCGGAACTTTTCGTATCATTAAATTTAATAAAATCTTTATCAATCCTATTGATTCTATGATAAATACCGGAGAATATCTGATGATATTTTATGGTTTACATGCTATAGATCATCTGCCAAAAATCAGTTTAAAGGAAAACGAAATCAATGTTTTTGAGCATATTTGGCAGGAGTTACTTTTAGAAGAAAAAAATATAGACAGTCCTATTTCTGAAGCATTGCTTAGAAATTCTTTTCAGCGTTTCTTGCTAAAAAGCCAAAAAAATCATGCAGAAAGTGAGTTTAATATCGCCATCGATTTTAAAGATTTAAGACTCATTCGTGAGTTTCAGTATCTGGTTAACAATAATTTCAAAGAATTGAAAAAGGTTTCCGATTACGCAGATGTTTTAAAAGTTTCACCTAAAAAGATTTCAGAAATATTTGGTTGCTGTTACAGCAAAAAGGCAAGTGAACTTATTGCTGACCGAAGAAATCTATATGCTAAAAGACAATTGATGCATACAGATGAGTTGATAAAAAACATCGCTTATGATTTGAATTTTTCAGATTCTCAGGCTTTTTCACATTTCTTCAAAAAACAAAACGGACTGTCGCCTGAAGAATTCCGCAGTAAATCAGGAAGTATATAA
- the msrB gene encoding peptide-methionine (R)-S-oxide reductase MsrB encodes MINWSDVLKFATNGNPTPDKRVEKTEAEWKAILTPEQFRIARLKGTERAGSGAFCHAHDAGRYKCICCDNELFDSTIKFNSGTGWPSFTQPIRENAIKYDKDSSYGIIRVEVMCNNCDGHLGHVFPDGPEPSGLRYCINSESIDLIKESV; translated from the coding sequence ATGATTAATTGGAGTGATGTTTTAAAATTCGCGACAAACGGAAATCCTACACCGGACAAAAGAGTAGAAAAAACAGAAGCAGAATGGAAAGCTATTCTTACCCCCGAACAATTCAGAATTGCCCGTTTAAAAGGAACGGAAAGAGCTGGTTCAGGAGCTTTTTGCCATGCTCATGATGCAGGTAGGTACAAATGCATTTGCTGTGACAATGAGTTGTTCGATTCCACCATAAAATTTAATTCCGGAACGGGATGGCCAAGTTTTACACAGCCGATAAGAGAAAATGCGATTAAGTATGACAAAGACAGTTCTTATGGAATAATTCGTGTAGAAGTAATGTGTAATAATTGTGATGGTCATTTGGGACATGTTTTTCCCGACGGTCCGGAACCAAGTGGACTGCGATATTGTATCAATTCCGAATCGATTGATTTGATCAAAGAATCTGTATAA
- a CDS encoding peroxiredoxin family protein: MEEQMNTKAPELRVERWIDANGNELTQPIRLSDYHDKYKIIYCFQHWCPGCHSVGLPSLKKLVDAFEGNEKIVFLAVQTVFEGNQANTYDKILETQKKYELKIPFGHDPGNGRSTIMEDFQTGGTPWFIVIDKADNVVFADFHINVDGAIGYLTESIK; encoded by the coding sequence ATGGAAGAACAAATGAATACAAAAGCTCCAGAATTAAGAGTAGAACGATGGATAGATGCTAACGGAAATGAGTTGACTCAACCAATAAGACTATCAGATTACCATGACAAGTATAAAATTATTTATTGTTTTCAGCATTGGTGTCCCGGTTGTCACAGTGTTGGTCTTCCGTCACTAAAAAAATTGGTTGATGCTTTTGAAGGGAACGAGAAGATTGTTTTTCTTGCGGTTCAAACAGTTTTTGAAGGAAACCAAGCTAATACTTATGATAAAATTCTGGAAACACAGAAGAAATATGAACTAAAAATTCCTTTTGGGCATGATCCCGGGAATGGAAGATCAACTATTATGGAAGATTTTCAAACAGGTGGAACACCTTGGTTTATTGTTATAGACAAAGCAGATAATGTAGTGTTTGCAGATTTTCACATCAATGTAGACGGTGCAATTGGATATTTAACAGAGAGTATAAAATAG
- the msrA gene encoding peptide-methionine (S)-S-oxide reductase MsrA yields the protein MTHNKKVYIAGGCFWGMEDLFRKQKGIVDTEVGYIGGENENPTYRNHPGHAEGIELTYNPDETNFREILDYFYRIHDPSTVDRQGNDRGSSYRSAIFFQNEEEKETAKEIIDIVDKSGKWNGKIVTTLEPYTKFWPAEPEHQDYLERIPNGYTCHFERFGTFLEK from the coding sequence ATGACACATAATAAAAAAGTATATATCGCAGGTGGATGTTTCTGGGGAATGGAAGATCTTTTCAGAAAACAAAAAGGAATTGTCGACACAGAAGTGGGTTACATTGGCGGAGAAAATGAAAATCCGACCTATCGTAATCATCCGGGGCATGCAGAAGGAATTGAGTTAACCTATAATCCTGATGAAACAAATTTTAGAGAAATACTTGATTATTTCTACAGAATCCACGATCCATCGACAGTAGACAGACAAGGAAACGACCGCGGGTCGAGCTACCGTTCGGCTATTTTTTTTCAGAATGAGGAAGAAAAAGAAACAGCAAAAGAAATCATTGATATTGTCGATAAATCTGGAAAATGGAATGGAAAAATAGTAACTACATTAGAACCTTATACTAAATTCTGGCCTGCAGAACCAGAGCATCAGGATTATTTAGAGCGAATTCCTAATGGATATACTTGCCATTTCGAAAGATTCGGAACGTTTTTAGAGAAATAA